The following DNA comes from cyanobiont of Ornithocercus magnificus.
CAGGCAGTGGCTGCAGCAATCCGTCGAGCTAGAGCTGGTATGAAGAATCCGAATCGCCCTGTAGGGTCTTTCCTCTTCCTTGGTCCTACTGGTGTGGGCAAGACAGAGCTTGCCAAAGCCTTAGCAGCCTCACTCTTCGATGATCCCGGTGCACTCGTACGTTTGGATATGAGCGAGCTTATGGAGCGCAACGCTGTGGCCCGTCTCCTGGGTGCTCCTCCTGGCTATGTTGGTTATGAGGAGGGGGGTCAACTCACCGAAGCAGTACGACAGCGTCCATACGCAGTCCTGCTACTCGACGAGATAGAGAAAGCACACCCCGATGTTTTCAACATCTTACTCCAGGTTCTTGATGATGGACGCCTCACTGACTCACAAGGACGCACTGTTAACTTCCGGCACACTGTCATTGTGATGACCAGCAACTTAGCCAGCCGGGCAATCTTAAATGCATCACTGCGTGCCCGAGAGGATGGCTGTAGTGAGGTTGAGGTCACTCAGGAGCTTGAAGAGCAAGTCAATCGTGCACTTAACCAGCACTTTAGGCCAGAGTTTCTGAACCGCGTTGATGAATTGATACGTTTCCGACCACTTTCACTAGGTGATCTTGAGTGTATTGTGCGGTTGCAGTTAGCTGACCTTGCCACCCTGCTGTCTGAGCAGGATCTTGAACTAGTAGTTGATGATGAGTCTGTGCATACCTTAGCACGTCTTGGTAACGAACCTGAGTATGGTGCCCGACCACTGCGTCGGGTTCTTCGTCGCTGTCTAGAAAATCCTCTGGCAACTGAGCTATTAGAGGAGCGCTTCCAAAATTGCTGCCGGGTATTTGTACGAGCTACTGGCATTGATGGGCAACCATTTCGGTTCGAGCCACAGCCTCGGAACCTCTGATGTCTATTTAGAGTAGCCACTGACTGAAGTGTGTCTCTGCACCAACAACTACATCCAACGTCCTAACACTTGTGACCACGCCAACTTCTGAGGACACCCAACGAAACTCCAGTGCACTACCTGCTGATAAGCCTTCTCAACAGGCTGGCTTTCTCATATCAGCAATGAGAGAGTTGAAGCTAGTGGTCTGGCCAAGTCGCCAGCAGCTACTTAGCGAATCGACTGCAGTAATTTTGATGGTTAGCCTTTCTGCAGCTGCTATCGCAGCCATCAGCCGCTTTTTGGGCTGGGTCGCTTCTCAAGTATTTCGCTAAGCTACCAGGCATCTAAGATGCCTAATAACTAGCTTGCTTTCTCTCGCATCTTTAAATTAAAGATCTTCTCTCGTGGCCGATCTCGAATCCCAAAACCCTGTTGAGGTCCTAAACCTACTAGGCTCCGATGAGGAGAAAGTAGACACTATGGCGTCTGTGGCTCCTATGCGGACTTCTGTGGCTCGCTGGTATGCTGTGCAAGTTGCTTCCAGCTGCGAAAAAAAGGTAAAAGCTACACTTGAACAGCGTGCTGTGACACTTGGCGTTAGCGACCGCATACTTGAGATTGAGATTCCTCAAAGTGCTGGAGTTAAACTTAAAAAAGATGGAAGTCGCCAGTCTACCGAAGAGAAAGTCTTTCCAGGCTATGTTCTTGTACGTATGATCCTTGATGAGGATACGATGATGGCTGTGCGCAGCACGCCCAACGTTATAAACTTCGTCGGTGCTGAGGATCGGCGGGCTGCCGGCAAGGCCCGCGGTCACATTAAGCCTCGACCATTAAGCCGCCAGGAAGTAGATCGTATCTTTAAGCGAGCAGCCGAGAAGAGAGCAGTGGTCAAAGTTGATTTGACCGAAGGAGACCAAATCTTAGTAATTTCCGGACCCTTCAAAGACTTCCAGGGAGAGGTAATTGAGGTATCTGGTGAGCGCAGTAAGCTCAAGGCTTTGCTTTCCATATTTGGCAGAGAAACCCCAGTCGAGCTTGAGTTTTCCCAGATCAGTAAACAGAATTAACCGATGGCCATCTTGCGGAGGATGGCCTTGCAGGGATAAATAGTCTACATCCCAACAGCCGCTACAGGCGGCAATCCGTAGTTGTTCAATGCTATTTGCTGATGGCCGCTAAAAAAATCGTAGCTGTGATCAAGCTAGCTCTCCAGGCTGGCAAGGCTAACCCTGCGCCACCGGTAGGACCTGCTCTTGGCCAACATGGAGTCAATATCATGGCATTTTGTAAGGAATACAACGCACGCACTCAGGAGAAAACCGGCTTTGTGATTCCGGTTGAAATCTCCGTTTTTGAGGACCGCAGTTTCACCTTCATTACTAAGACACCTCCAGCGTCGGTGCTGATCGGTAAAGCTGCCGGCATTGAGAAGGGCTCGGCCCAGTCTGCTAAAGACAGCGTAGGCTCTATTAGCCGGAATCAACTTGAGGAAATTGCTAAGACCAAACTGCCAGACCTCAACTGCATCAGGCTTGAGTCAGCTATGCGCATTATTGAGGGCACAGCCCGCAATATGGGGGTCACTGTTAGTGACTGACATCTGCTCCTAAATCTGTTAAGAACGACTACTTTACTTGCAACGTGTAGCCACTAAACATATGTCAAAAGTCTCAAAACGATTAGCTGGCCTTAGCGTCAAGGTTAGCGACCGTCTGTATGCTCCACTCGAGGCAATCGAGCTTGTCAAGCAAAACGCCACTGCCAAATTCGACGAGACTATTGAGGCACATGTCCGTCTTGGCATAGACCCTAAGTACACAGATCAGCAGCTGCGCACAGCTGTCAGCTTGCCTAAGGGAACTGGTCAGGATATCCGTATCGCAGTTATTACTCGCGGAGAGAAGGTAAATGAGGCCAAGACAGCTGGTGCGGAGCTTGCCGGTGATGATGATCTTGTTGAGAGCATTGGAAAAGGTGAGATCAACTTTGAACTCCTAATTGCTACTCCTGACATGATGCCTAAAGTAGCAAAGCTCGGACGTATTCTTGGTCCCCGAGGCCTGATGCCTAACCCTAAAGCTGGCACTGTTACTACAGACTTGGCTGTTGCAATCAGAGAATTCAAGGCTGGGAAGATTGAATTCCGTGCTGATCGCACTGGTATTGTCCATGTGCGATTCGGGAAGGCTAGCTTCGAGGCAGAAGATCTCCTTAAGAATCTGAAAACGCTCCAGGAAGCTATCGATCGTAACAAGCCAAGCGGTGCTAAGGGCCGTTACTGGAAAAGCCTTTACGTAGCCTCTACTATGGGCCCATCCGTCGAGATCGATGTTTCGGCACTCCAGGATATCAAGCAGGAAGTCTAACCTTCTGTTATGGTTCCAGTCACCTCGGCACTTGCCGATGGTCACGTGCCTGCCCTTAAAACGGGAGACCTGGACTTTGACCTCTTTAGGGACCCTGTTATTCTATCAAAGCAAACGCGACGCCTCAGGTTCAGCAGCCCTATAAGCAACCGGTGCGCGGCCTCAGCCCCATTCAGTGGTGAGAAGCAATGGCTGTATGTACTGATGCCTGTTCCTCTAATCCACATCACAACCCATGAGCCTTACTCTGGAGAGCAAGCAGCGAATTGTCGAGGAGCTTAAGCAACTCCTCAGTAAAGCTGAAATGGCCTTGATCCTGGACTACCGGGGTCTTTCTATCAAGGAAATGTCTGACTTGCGGGCCCGTTTACAGGCTAGCAGTGGCACCTGCAAAGTAGCCAAGAATACCTTGATGCGACATGCTATTGACGGCAATAGTACCTGGTCAGATCTTAAGTTCCTTCTAAGTGGAACTAATGCCTTCATTTTCATCAAAGGGGATGTGGGCAAAGCCGTCAAGGCAGTACAGCTGTTTCAAAAGGACACTAAGAAGTCTCAGACTAAGGGCGGTCTTTTTGAAGGCAAGCTTCTGAGCCTTGATGAGATCAAGGCTATTGGGGATCTTCCCTCTAAAGAGATATTGATGGCTCAGATCGCTGGTGCTATCAATGCTGTGACTACTAAGGTTGCAGTTGGCGTCAATGAAATTCCCTCTGGTCTTGCTAGAGCCCTCAAAAACTATGCTGAGAGCGGTGATAGCTGATCTTTTGATAGATCTATCTTCCCCGATCTCTTAACTTACTGCTTGGTTCTCAAACTATGTCTACAAAAACTGATGAAATTCTCGAGTCGCTAAAGTCTCTCTCTTTGCTAGAAGCCTCTGATCTTGTCAAAAAAATTGAAGAAGCTTTCGGTGTTTCTGCTGCAGCTCCTTCTGGTGTTGTAGTGGCTGCTCCCAGCGCTGCAATTGCTGGTGAGGGTGAAGCGATTGAGGAAAAGACTAAATTTGATGTTATATTAGAAAGCTTTGAAGCATCTGCCAAAATCAAAGTCCTTAAAGCAGTTCGCGAAGCTACTGGCCTTGGGCTTGGCGAAGCCAAAGCCTTAGTTGAAGCTGCACCCAAATCTGTTAAGGAGGGAATCTCTAAAGATGATGCTGAGGCTCTTAAGAAGACTATCGAGGGAGTTGGTGGCAAGGTTACCCTTAAGTAGTCCTGGATTAAGACATATCTCCTAACTCTAACAGCCACTCTAGTTCCCAATTGGCAGGCTAGATTTAACTCCGTAGTGCATTTCTCATTTCTCTACCATAGTGTAATTTAGACTAAACCCCTGTAAGTTAGCTTACTACTGCTTCTAAAAATATACCACTTTGATGAATAATCAGGCTCCAAAAGCTAGAGAAGTACAAAAGTCACAGTTGTAGTTAGCCATTAACATACAAGTAGCAAAGATAGTAGCCCACTACCTTAAGCCCAGAGTTAAATCGCGTCTCTTTAAACCTCATTCTAACGTTATTTAGATGAAGTCGTGGCCATTGCTATGCAAGAATGAGTTGGCTCGTCAATGACTAATACACACAACCGAGTCATCATAGCCGCTACTGATGGAGCCTGCAGTGGTAATCCTGGTCCTGGTGGCTGGGCTGTGCTACTTCGTTTTGAAGATGGCAGTATTGAAGAGTTTGGTGGATATGAGCCTGCTACTACAAACAACCGTATGGAATTACGTGCAGCACTTGCTGCTCTAGAACGGCTACATCAATTACCTCGACATCATGATCTACGTCTACACAGTGACAGCCGTTACTTAATTAATGGCTTTGGCTCCTGGTTACCTGCCTGGAAGCAGAAAGGTTGGAAAACAGCTACAGGTAGACCAGTATTGAACCAAGATCTTTGGAAGGCTTTAGACCATGCTCGCCTCAATGATGTACCACTTATCCACGTGAGGGGACATAGCGGTGACCCGGATAATGATCGAGTGGATGCTATTGCTGTAGCTTACTCTCGTAGTCAACATTACATTTTGGCAGAAAAGTGAGAAACTCCAGGCTATGGTAGTGATAGCTTTATATCTAGAAAAATAATTTGCAAGATTTGACTAGGCATAAGCTCTCTGGCATTATCTTGCATTATCTTAAGGTTGCTCGGCAGAATCCTAAGGCAATCTGAACAGGGCAAACTACCTTAGAGTCAACTGCACAGTAGTGAAACACATTTCCAGTGGTCTTTACCAGCACTGGCTTGACCGCACTTTCTTAAGAGATGACGGAATCAATGCTGAGCAACTTAGCAAAGTCACACTGTTGGCACTGGGACAATTATCGCGGCGGCGTCAATGGCCAGGCATATCTAGGGTGTTGGATAGATTATCCAAAAACCTTGAACGTCAAGACCCAAGGCTAGAGCAGAAACTGTTTGGCTGTAGATTTCGTAATCCAGTAGGCTTAGCGGCAGGGTTTGACAAGAATGGGGTAGCCGCAGCGATCTGGCATCACTTTGGCTTTGGTTTTGCTGAGCTGGGGACTATAACTTGGCATGCACAGCTGGGCAACCCAGCTCCACGGTTGTTCCGTTTAGCTGCCGAACAGGCAGCACTAAATCGGATGGGTTTTAACAACAATGGGGCTAGGCAATTTCTTCAGAACTTAGAACGACAATCTATTCTGCCCATCAAGCAACGTCCTGCCATTCTCGGCTTAAATTTGGGAAAATCTAAAGTCACTCCTTTAGAGCTAGCTGCGGATGACTATGCTTGCTCGCTGGAACTGTTAGCCCCTTTGGCCGATTATGTGGTAATCAATGTGAGCTCACCTAATACACCTGGACTGCGAGATCTACAAAGCCCAGGTATCTTACAGTCTCTTGTCGAACGTCTGAGGCGCTTACCTGGGTGTCCTCCACTACTAGTCAAAATTGCACCAGATCTTGAGGACGACGTTATAAGCAACATCGCACAGCTATCATATGATCAGGGTCTTGCTGGTGTGGTTGCAGTAAATACAAGTCTTGACCGAATGGGGCTTGAAAGTCGGCTACTAACACAAACTGGTCGCACGCTTGCTGAAGAAGCTGGTGGTCTTAGTGGTGCCCCATTACGAAGTAGAGCCCTAGAGGTAGTACGTCGCCTAAGGGCTAGTGCAGGACCATGCTTACCTATAGTTGGTGTTGGTGGAATTAATTCCCCCGAAACAGCCTGGGAACGAATTACTGCGGGGGCCTGCCTCATACAGATTTACACGGGCTGGATCTTTCAGGGCCCTGACCTAGTTCCACAAATTTTGGAAGGCCTCTGCACACAGCTTGATTACTATGGTTTTCAACATCTCAGTGAGGCAGTGGGTAGTGGTGCTCCCTGGCACTAGTCAACAATTTTTTAGCCAAGCCTTAAGTCAGGTTCGATATAAATGAACAGCACTTGCTGCTACCAGCATAGTATCCAAAGTTCGAGGCAGCAGCTTGCATTTCTTCAATATCCCGCCTCATGGAGGTAACTGCGAGCAGGAAGCTCGCTACTTCGGTCTTTCACCTGACAGATTTCTCGACGCAAGTGCCTCGCTAGTACCCTTTGCACTACCACGATCATTACGCATTCATCTACGCCAAGCTATCGAGGGAGCAGCACTTCGATGTTACCCTGACCGCCAACATCACCGCTTGCGCCAGGCCCTTGCAAGCGTGCACAGTATTGACCCAGACTTAGTGTTACCTGGCAATGGTGCAGCAGAACTCTTCACATGGGCAGCACGTGATGCAGCAGCAGCAGGTATTAGTGGCCTACCCCAACCTGGATTTGGGGATTACATCCGCGCCCTAAATTGCTGGAAAGGTGTTTGGCAACCCCTGAGACTCCCAGTAATCCCACTATCTAGAGGTAAAGTCTTTCCACAGCCTTTCTTGTTGCAGCCAACTACTGATGTACTGTGGATTACTAACCCACATAATCCTACTGGTCAACTCTGGAGCCGCGACTCGCTTAAGCTTCTTCTTCCTCACTATAAATTAGTGATTTGCGATGAGGCATTCCTGCCTCTGGTGCCGGGCGGAGAGATTCAGTCACTGTTGCCATTAGTCTCATCTCATCCGAACCTAGTTGTGGTTCGGAGTCTTACCAAACTTTACGCTGTAGCCGGTTTGAGGCTCGGTTATGCTGTGGCAGTACCCGAGCGCTTAGAATGCTGGCGAACTTGGCGCGATCCCTGGCCTGTCAATGGTCTTGCAGTAGAGGCTGGCAATGTACTACTCAAAGATCTGGCTAGTCACGAGCGTTGGACAAGGCGGGTACAGAACTGGGTCTGTTGTGAGGGTGTCTGGCTACAGCAAAATCTCGATGAACTAGGTGACCCACGACCACTACCATCAGCCGCCAATTTTTTGTTGTTGCACTCGGAGCACTCACTGCTGGAATTGCGCGATGCTCTAGCGAGGCGACGCGTGTTGCTACGAGACTGCCGTTCTTTTAGTGGTCTAGGCCCAAATTGGTTGCGACTCAGTTATCAGAACCGCCGTGGCAATATTCAGATCATGCGTCAACTGCGGGCATCTCTTCTGTCTTTACAGCACTAAATCGTGAAGCATCACTTGCTATATAGACGTATCATCAGCTTGGCTAAAAGCTGATTAGCGTCACGGGCTCCTAGTTGTTTCATACCAGCTCGCATCCCTACTAAGAGATCGACGCTTGAGCTCCTAGGCTGTAGGTGGCCAGCTAAGAGATGCCATAGCGCACGACCCAAAGCCGGATGATCTGGAGCATGCTCGTGGATGACCACAGCAGCGCCGAGAGCTGCAGCACAAGCAGCATTAGCTGTCTGGTGTTGATCAACGGCATAAGGAAAGGGAACCAAGATTGCCGGAGTGCAGCAGGCTGCAAGCTCGCTGAGGCTACCAGCCCCGGCACGACTTATTGCAAGGTCAGCATGCTGCAGCAGTCCTGGAATCTCACTACTAAATAGCCGCTCTACGAAAGCCGGGTGTTGCATCTGACCTATATCTGGATCATGGCAACCTGTTAGATGAACCACACGGCAGCCGGCTTTTAGGAGAGCTGGCAGTACATTGCGTACCATCCGATTTAAACCTACAGCACCTTGACTGCCACCAATTACTACTAAAAGTGGTCCATCAGCCTGTGGTACCCAAGCTGGTAGTGACTGAGGCCTTAGGAAAGTTGCGCGCACAGGTGTTCCTGTTACTGCTGTAGTGCATCGGTTTAGATGATTAGCAGTAACTGCTAAACCAAGAGCTACTATGCGACACCAGCTACCTAGTAGGCGGGTTACCCGGCCAGGAACAGCATTTGATTCATGTAATACTGCTGGTAGTCCAGTCCAGCGTGCTGCAAGAATAGCTGGAGCGGCAACATAGCCACCGGTAGTAAACACTGCATCAATCTGCTCACGTAGTATAAACCTGCGTAGTTTGAGTGTTGCCAGCAACAGCCATAACAAGTTACGTACTCTACGCAGTATGCTCCCTTGCAATCCCTCAGCTGACACAGTGATTAACTGAAACCGTTTTGGCACTAGCTCAATCTCAAGGCTATTATGAGTTCCCAGCCAGTAAATCTCCCAGTTATTTGGGAGAGAATCGGCAAGGGCCAAAGCAGGAAATAGATGTCCGCCAGTGCCACCAGCAGCAATCAGAAGCCGTGGCATTATTTTAGGTGTGCTGTAGAGAGATCCTAATCTAGTGCGATTCGGTGAGGAGACCTCTCCGTGCATCGACTGCGGTACACTGCGCTGCTGACACTCTTGCTTGTCTCGCCACTCCTGTCTGCACCAGGTAAGTCTATCGCAGGTAATAGACATTCAGTCGCAAAGCGACTTGAGTTTGCCCTCAATGCCAAAACTCCTAGTGCTTTAAAAGCTCTTTTAGGTGTTCAGGGCAGTAAAGTAGCTTTTAGCCGTATGCGGTTGCTAACCAGCCGCTTTCCAGAAGTAAGCTGGAATGTTCGATCTAGCCAGGAACTCTATAATGGTCTTCTCGTAGTAGATATTAACGTCCGTGGGCAACAGAGTAAAAGTGGCTTTAACTTTACCTTAGAAGCTCAGCAGCGTCTAGCATTAAGAGTCAAGGAAGGCCGCATCGCTATCCAAGAGATAATTAGTGAGCAATCCATTCTGCACAGCAGTTTAGATCCATTGTTAGTAACACTTCTCATTCCTGACACAGTGCTAATGGGTAGTCGCTATGGTGTAGATATAATATTTGATGAACCCCTTGGTAACGCAATGGTTGCTGGTGGTTTAATTGAGGTAACTCCAGATCAAGTCTTAAAACAACAGAGTCCTGATATTCCACTTGAACCACTTAGCAGTGGCGGTCTCTTTAAGAGTGTTCAGGCTCCTCTACGACCAGGCGTACAATTTTGGGCCGCGCTGCTTGTTCACCCACAAGGTGTGCTCGCAGTAACTAAGCGAGTCCGTGTAGTGACGTCACAAGACTAGATCACTTCTTAAATCAGCTGTTTATATGTCTCGTACAAAACAATTAACAGTTCCAGCAACTTTAAACTACGGTTGTGCCAGGGTATTAATAGAAAATAAATCTTACCTCATATAGCAGTCTTTTTCAGGTACTGTAGGCCATGCTTTGATGCCGAGACTTTGCCTGTTACTGAAGAATTAAGACAACCACAAATTGTGCTCGGCTACCAGAAATTTACCCATAGTTTTTTTATAAAAATGGTGTGAATAGCTTTATCTAAAAAAGAACTGGGAGATAAAGAACTATGTGAAGGCAGAGACTCCTAAATGCTGCGGTTTTGCAATCACTTTAATGGCTATCCTTGCAGTTAGAGATACCTTACTTTAAGGACTAAAATCATACTCTGTGTATAGATGAAGACTTATGATTTCTAGCTTTTAGGAGCTTACCTCTAGATCCTGATGCCTTGGCCGAACTCTTTAGTCTTTAAATTGAGCCCGCCCTGTAGCGCTTGCTAAGTGCTTAGATAAGATGCAAATTGCTGGCAATGTCAATTTGCTGTACCGGACCATGACTCCAAGTTAACGAGCTTTGCATTAGCTGACCTAATTTTGTAAGTGCCAACAGTGTCAGGTAGCCTCATCAAGAGCTGCTACGCCAGGTAATACTTTACCCTCTAGCAGCTCTAGGCTGGCACCACCACCAGTAGAGATATGAGACATCTTCGAGCCTAGACCGGCTTTCTCGACAGCAGCAACGGAGTCACCTCCACCAATGATGGTCGTTGCCCCCTTAGCACTCAGTTCAGCTAGAGTAGTAGCAATGGCGTTAGTGCCAGCAGCAAACTTCTCAAATTCGAACACGCCCATTGGACCATTCCAGATCACCGTTTGACAATCTGCCAGGGTCTGCTGGAACAGCTTGATAGAGTTAGGACCAATGTCTAGACCCATCCAGCCGTTGGGAATAGCATTTATGTTAGCAACCTGACTGTTAGCATTAGCTGTAAAGTCATCAGCCAGCACAACATCAGTTGGCAGCAGCAGCTGTACGCCTTTAGCCTCAGCTTTGGCTTCCAATTTTCTAGCTAGCTCTAACTTATCTTCCTCAGTGAGGCTTTTACCTACTGATAGACCACGGGCCTTATAAAATGTGAAAATCATGCCGCCACCAATCAGCACTTTATCGCATTTATCTATCAAGGCTTCTAGAACACTGATCTTGCTGCTTACCTTAGAGCCACCAACAATAGCAGCAAGAGGCCGTTTGGGCTTGTCGATAGCGCTTTGCAGGTACTGAAGTTCTTTTTCCATCAAGTAACCAGCAACACTTGGCTTGAGAAGCCTCGCGACACCTTCAGTAGAGGCGTGGGCACGGTGAGCAGTGCCGAAGGCATCGTTAACATAGACCTCGGCAAGGTTGGCAAGCTTCTTGGCGAAATCAGCTGCGTTTTCTTCCTCTTCAGCAAAGAAACGCACGTTTTCTAAAAGAACAATATCTCCATTACTCATAGCTCTTACCTTGGCCTCTGCATCCTCGCCAATACAGCTATCAGCCTTGACAACAGGCTTGCTTAACAGCTCGCTCAGACGGATGGCTACAGGTGTAAGACGCATCTCATCTCTTACCTGACCTTTGGGGCGGCCGAAATGGGCAGCCAATATTACCTTAGCCCCTTTGCTAATCAAGTCGTTAATGGTAGGTAATGCAGCACGAATGCGTGTGTCGTCGGTAATTGCGCCAGCATGGTTGAGAGGCACATTAAAATCTACCCGCACGAAGACGCGTTTACCACTGAGGTTGGCAGGACCGAGACTGGCTAGAGAAAGTTTCGCCATTGGAGTTTGGAGTTGTCTCGTACAGTATTGGGGAAACGCGTGTGAGATTAACCTGGCTTACTACGAAGCTGGCGCTAGTACAGACGCAGCAGTTGCAGTGGAGGATCTGGAAATG
Coding sequences within:
- a CDS encoding transcription termination/antitermination protein NusG; this encodes MADLESQNPVEVLNLLGSDEEKVDTMASVAPMRTSVARWYAVQVASSCEKKVKATLEQRAVTLGVSDRILEIEIPQSAGVKLKKDGSRQSTEEKVFPGYVLVRMILDEDTMMAVRSTPNVINFVGAEDRRAAGKARGHIKPRPLSRQEVDRIFKRAAEKRAVVKVDLTEGDQILVISGPFKDFQGEVIEVSGERSKLKALLSIFGRETPVELEFSQISKQN
- a CDS encoding 50S ribosomal protein L1 — translated: MSKVSKRLAGLSVKVSDRLYAPLEAIELVKQNATAKFDETIEAHVRLGIDPKYTDQQLRTAVSLPKGTGQDIRIAVITRGEKVNEAKTAGAELAGDDDLVESIGKGEINFELLIATPDMMPKVAKLGRILGPRGLMPNPKAGTVTTDLAVAIREFKAGKIEFRADRTGIVHVRFGKASFEAEDLLKNLKTLQEAIDRNKPSGAKGRYWKSLYVASTMGPSVEIDVSALQDIKQEV
- a CDS encoding ribonuclease HI, with product MTNTHNRVIIAATDGACSGNPGPGGWAVLLRFEDGSIEEFGGYEPATTNNRMELRAALAALERLHQLPRHHDLRLHSDSRYLINGFGSWLPAWKQKGWKTATGRPVLNQDLWKALDHARLNDVPLIHVRGHSGDPDNDRVDAIAVAYSRSQHYILAEK
- a CDS encoding 50S ribosomal protein L11, with translation MAAKKIVAVIKLALQAGKANPAPPVGPALGQHGVNIMAFCKEYNARTQEKTGFVIPVEISVFEDRSFTFITKTPPASVLIGKAAGIEKGSAQSAKDSVGSISRNQLEEIAKTKLPDLNCIRLESAMRIIEGTARNMGVTVSD
- a CDS encoding quinone-dependent dihydroorotate dehydrogenase, with product MKHISSGLYQHWLDRTFLRDDGINAEQLSKVTLLALGQLSRRRQWPGISRVLDRLSKNLERQDPRLEQKLFGCRFRNPVGLAAGFDKNGVAAAIWHHFGFGFAELGTITWHAQLGNPAPRLFRLAAEQAALNRMGFNNNGARQFLQNLERQSILPIKQRPAILGLNLGKSKVTPLELAADDYACSLELLAPLADYVVINVSSPNTPGLRDLQSPGILQSLVERLRRLPGCPPLLVKIAPDLEDDVISNIAQLSYDQGLAGVVAVNTSLDRMGLESRLLTQTGRTLAEEAGGLSGAPLRSRALEVVRRLRASAGPCLPIVGVGGINSPETAWERITAGACLIQIYTGWIFQGPDLVPQILEGLCTQLDYYGFQHLSEAVGSGAPWH
- a CDS encoding UDP-N-acetylglucosamine--N-acetylmuramyl-(pentapeptide) pyrophosphoryl-undecaprenol N-acetylglucosamine transferase, which codes for MPRLLIAAGGTGGHLFPALALADSLPNNWEIYWLGTHNSLEIELVPKRFQLITVSAEGLQGSILRRVRNLLWLLLATLKLRRFILREQIDAVFTTGGYVAAPAILAARWTGLPAVLHESNAVPGRVTRLLGSWCRIVALGLAVTANHLNRCTTAVTGTPVRATFLRPQSLPAWVPQADGPLLVVIGGSQGAVGLNRMVRNVLPALLKAGCRVVHLTGCHDPDIGQMQHPAFVERLFSSEIPGLLQHADLAISRAGAGSLSELAACCTPAILVPFPYAVDQHQTANAACAAALGAAVVIHEHAPDHPALGRALWHLLAGHLQPRSSSVDLLVGMRAGMKQLGARDANQLLAKLMIRLYSK
- a CDS encoding 50S ribosomal protein L7/L12; amino-acid sequence: MSTKTDEILESLKSLSLLEASDLVKKIEEAFGVSAAAPSGVVVAAPSAAIAGEGEAIEEKTKFDVILESFEASAKIKVLKAVREATGLGLGEAKALVEAAPKSVKEGISKDDAEALKKTIEGVGGKVTLK
- a CDS encoding preprotein translocase subunit SecE; this translates as MTTPTSEDTQRNSSALPADKPSQQAGFLISAMRELKLVVWPSRQQLLSESTAVILMVSLSAAAIAAISRFLGWVASQVFR
- a CDS encoding 50S ribosomal protein L10; this translates as MSLTLESKQRIVEELKQLLSKAEMALILDYRGLSIKEMSDLRARLQASSGTCKVAKNTLMRHAIDGNSTWSDLKFLLSGTNAFIFIKGDVGKAVKAVQLFQKDTKKSQTKGGLFEGKLLSLDEIKAIGDLPSKEILMAQIAGAINAVTTKVAVGVNEIPSGLARALKNYAESGDS
- a CDS encoding phosphoglycerate kinase, yielding MAKLSLASLGPANLSGKRVFVRVDFNVPLNHAGAITDDTRIRAALPTINDLISKGAKVILAAHFGRPKGQVRDEMRLTPVAIRLSELLSKPVVKADSCIGEDAEAKVRAMSNGDIVLLENVRFFAEEEENAADFAKKLANLAEVYVNDAFGTAHRAHASTEGVARLLKPSVAGYLMEKELQYLQSAIDKPKRPLAAIVGGSKVSSKISVLEALIDKCDKVLIGGGMIFTFYKARGLSVGKSLTEEDKLELARKLEAKAEAKGVQLLLPTDVVLADDFTANANSQVANINAIPNGWMGLDIGPNSIKLFQQTLADCQTVIWNGPMGVFEFEKFAAGTNAIATTLAELSAKGATTIIGGGDSVAAVEKAGLGSKMSHISTGGGASLELLEGKVLPGVAALDEAT
- a CDS encoding threonine-phosphate decarboxylase, coding for MHFFNIPPHGGNCEQEARYFGLSPDRFLDASASLVPFALPRSLRIHLRQAIEGAALRCYPDRQHHRLRQALASVHSIDPDLVLPGNGAAELFTWAARDAAAAGISGLPQPGFGDYIRALNCWKGVWQPLRLPVIPLSRGKVFPQPFLLQPTTDVLWITNPHNPTGQLWSRDSLKLLLPHYKLVICDEAFLPLVPGGEIQSLLPLVSSHPNLVVVRSLTKLYAVAGLRLGYAVAVPERLECWRTWRDPWPVNGLAVEAGNVLLKDLASHERWTRRVQNWVCCEGVWLQQNLDELGDPRPLPSAANFLLLHSEHSLLELRDALARRRVLLRDCRSFSGLGPNWLRLSYQNRRGNIQIMRQLRASLLSLQH
- a CDS encoding putative secreted protein; translation: MHRLRYTALLTLLLVSPLLSAPGKSIAGNRHSVAKRLEFALNAKTPSALKALLGVQGSKVAFSRMRLLTSRFPEVSWNVRSSQELYNGLLVVDINVRGQQSKSGFNFTLEAQQRLALRVKEGRIAIQEIISEQSILHSSLDPLLVTLLIPDTVLMGSRYGVDIIFDEPLGNAMVAGGLIEVTPDQVLKQQSPDIPLEPLSSGGLFKSVQAPLRPGVQFWAALLVHPQGVLAVTKRVRVVTSQD